GGGCCGCTCGCGGGCGTGCCCGTCACCGTGAAAATCAACACGGACCAGGCCGGCTTTCCGACGACGAACGGCACGCGTCTGCAAGAAAACCTGATGGCCGAAGCGAGCAGCCCTGCCGTCGACAATCTGTCGAAAGCGGGCGCCGTGCTGCTCGGCCGCAGCAATTCGCCGACCTTTGCGTTGCGCTGGTTCACGTCGAATCAGGTGCATGGCCGCACGCTCAATCCGCGCGACGCGTCGCTGACGCCGGGCGGATCGTCGGGCGGCGCGGCGGCGGCCGTCGCCGCGGGCATCGGACAGCTTGCACTCGGCACCGACATCGGCGGCTCGATCCGCTATCCGGCTTACGCTTGCGGCGTGCATGGACTGCGGCCGAGCTTCGGACGCGTGCCCGCCTTTAACGCGTCATCGCCCGAACGTCCGATCGGCGCGCAGCTGATGTCGGCGACGGGACCGATCGGACGCACGATCGAAGATCTGCGCCTCGGTCTGCTCGCGATGGCTGCGCCCGATCTGCGCGATCCGTGGTACATGCCGATGCCGCTCGAAGGGCGCGCGGTGCCGTTGCGCGCAGCGCTGTGCCTGCGTCCGGGCGGCATGCAGATCGCTAAGGAAGTCGAGGACGCGCTGCACGATGCGGCACGGCGGCTCGTCGATGCAGGCTGGAGCGTCGAACAGATCGACGACGTGCCTTCGCTGCAGGAAGCGGGGCAATTGCAGGAGCGTCTATGGCTCGGCGACGGCTTCGACGCGCTCGCCGACAATGTCGCGCGTGACGGCGATCCTGGCGCGGCTGCCGTCGTTGCGGCGGCGCGTCTGAAGGTGAAGGATCTGCCCGCCGATGTGATCAGCCGGTCGCTGGTGCGACGTACCACGCTGGTGCGTCAGTGGCGTCTGTTCCTCGATCAGTATGCTGTCGTGCTGATGCCCGTCTCCGGCGAACTGCCGTTTCCCGACGATCTCGATCAGCGCGGACCGGAAGGCTTCGAGCGCGTATGGGATGCGCAACTCACGATGCGCGCGCTGCCCGCGATGGGTTTGCCGGGGCTCGCCGTGACGACGCAACTGGTGAACGGTGTGCCCGTCGGCGTGCAGATCGTTGCCGCGCATTTCCGCGAAGACTTGTGTCTGCTCGCGGGCGAAGCGATCGAGGCGCGCGGCGTGCCGGTTTCGCCCGTCGATCCGATCGTTTGAACTTCCCGTTGTGCATGCCGGGCGGCTTTCGTTGCCGCCCGGCATGCCGTACTACACAAGCGGCGGCGTCACCGTCACGATCGTCGAGCCGCGCAGGCGTTCGGCAAGATCCAGATGAACGGGGCGCTCGCCCCACCAGCGCGCGAATCCTCTTTGCACGCGATGGCCGATCACCACGATATCGGCGTGAAAGGCGGCCACGTGCAGTGAAATCACATCGGCGGGGCGTCCGTACTTGAGATGGCCGTATGCGGTGACGCCCTGATTCGCGAGATGTTCTACTGCTGTGTCGAGCGCGTGTCGAGCATGTTCTTCAATGCTGCTGCACGCGAGGTCCGACAGCATGCCCGCACAGGACACATTCGCCGTCACCGAATCCACGACGGAAACGACGTCGACGTGTGCCGACAACGCCAGTGAAAGTTGTGAGCAACGATTCAACGCAGCTTGCGCTTCGGCACTATCGTCGTACACCAGCAGCATTCTCGAGAAGGATGACATGTTCGATCAGGACAGTAACGGAATACGCGCATCGTCGTATTCCGGTTGAAAGAGAGAGTTGAGCAGGGCCTTTGTCCGGCTCTATCCGATGCGAAATTTCGGATGCCTGATTCGACAACACTTCGCTAGACGGATCTATTCCGCGCGCATGTGCCGGTGTGTGCCGATCTGTCGTGCCGCGCACGATGCGCCGATAACCTTGCGTGCCGTGCACAATCGTTCGACGACGACGGAGACATCGACGCCGAGCACGCCGGCGGCTTCTTCGTAGTCGAGACCTTCCGCATTGACCAGCAGCATCGCGATACGCTGTGTTCGCGTGAGCTGTTCGATCGCACTGATTGCGTGTCCGATCACTTCATTCATTCGCGTAGCTGGATCGAATTTCGCATCGCTGCACATGACGCTCGAGGCCGCATGGACGCAATGACGCTGCATGCGGCCACGCGAATCGTCACGCCATAGCGAATAGATGATGGAGAACATGCCGTGCAGCGGCGAAGCATCGCGTGCAAGCTTGTTTTCGTTTTCGAGTGCGCGCATGCAAGCCTGCTGAACCAGTGCTTCCGCTTTGCATTCGTTTTCGGCTAGCCTTAATGCAAATGACCAGAGCCGCGGAAGCATGGCTGGCAGAACGAGTGGGAGATCGATACACTGCATCGCAATCGTGAAGCTGAACAGAAAACGTCCCTGCTGTGGGTAGCGCAAGGAGCCTCATACTGTATCGCTTCAATGCACCGGATGCCTTGTCCATGGGGCGCGTTTGTCTTGTCTGTGACGCGCATTTCGCGCGGTCAATCTGCAGCGTCGCTTGCGCAAAGTACTCGGCGACATCGCTTTGAAACGATTTGTTTCCCGCGCTGCGCCAGATACATTCAGACATATTCCGGCGCGTCGAATGCGCTATAAAGGGACGTTTTCATAAAGCGCGTTTTGGACAAGCGTCGAACCGCTCTGGACAATTCCCGAAAGAGTCGAATCACTACACTGAAAGATCACACCTTTTCTCTGTAGAAGACTTTTTGGCGGGATGACTATGATCGAGTACTCCACTGCACTGTCGTCGAACGTTCGCGAGCGGTTTTTCATCGATGGCGAATGGGTTGCAAGCCATTCCGGCGCGCGCCATGTTCTCGTTTCTCCGGCGACGGAAAAGCCGTTCATGTCGGTTCCGCTCGCGGACGCCACGGATGTCGAACGTGCGATAGCAGCCGCGCGCCGCGCATTCGATAGCGGTCCGTGGCCGAAGATGTCGGGCGCGGAGCGCAGTGTGTATTTGCAGCGTTTGACGGAGGAAATCCGGCTGCGGCTACCGCTGCTTGCGCAGTTGTGGACGGAGCAGGTGGGCGCGCCGATCACCTTTGCAAACGGGCTGCTGCCCGTCGGCATTACGCGCTTCGAGTTCTTTTCGGAACTGGCGAAGACCTATGAATTCGAGGACGCGCGGCCGACGCGGCGCGGACATGCGCGCGTGCGCCGCGAGCCTGTCGGCGTCGCCGCGTTGATCGCGCCGTGGAATGCGACGTTCCCGATCGTGTCGCAGAAGATTGCTGCGGCGCTGGCGGCGGGCTGCACGGTCGTGGTGAAATCGCCGGTTGAGAGTCCGCTGGATGCGCTGATCATCGCCGAATGTGCGGCCGCTGCGAGCCTTCCGCCTGGTGTGCTGAATGTCATCACGGCGGGCCGCGACGAAGGTGCGCAACTGGTGCAGTCGCGTGACGTCGACAAGATCAGCTTCACGGGCAGCGTGGCAACAGGCCAATGGATCGCGCGCGCGGCCGTCGACAGAATGGCGCGCGTGACGCTCGAACTCGGCGGCAAGTCGGCAGCGATCCTGCTCGACGATGTCGATCTGTCTTCGGCGCTGGCCGCGTTGACGCCGTTCACGATGCCGTTTTCAGGGCAGATCTGCTTCGCGCAGACGCGCATTCTTGCGCCACGCGCGCGGCATGACGAAGTGGTGAGCGCGTACGCTGAGATTGTGTCGAAGCTGAAGGTGGGCGATCCGCACGATGCCGATACGCGCATCGGGCCGCTCCTCAATGCGGTGCAGCGCGATCGCGTGCGTGCTTATATCGATCGCGGCGTGAAAGAAGGCGCGCGGCTCGCGTTGGGCGGAAGCGGCAACGTAGGCTTCGACAAGGGCTATTTCGTCGAGCCCACGGTATTTGCCGACGTCGCGCCGGACATGACCATCGCGCAGGAAGAAATCTTCGGACCCGTCGTGTCGATTCTTCCTTACGACAACATCGACGACGCCGTGCGCATTGCGAACGATACGCCGTATGGCTTGAGCGGCTCGGTGTATGGCCGCGATCCGGAGCAGGCCTACGCGCTAGCGTGCCGCATGCGCGCCGGCAACATCGGCGTGAACGGCGTCGAGCTGGCGGCCAATGTGCCGTTCGGCGGCTACAAATTATCAGGAGTCGGCCGCGAGGGCGGTCGCGAGGGACTGGAGGCCTACCTCGAAACCAAGGCAGTGTTCATGCCGACGGCAGCAGGGTAACGCGTAATCGCGCGTGCCGTGCCTGTCCGTTTCAGATTCATGAGGCGTTTTCATGCATTTCGACACGCACGAAATGACTTTCGATTCCGGCCTGAGTGCGGGCGAGCGATGGTCGGATGTGATGCTCAACAGTCACGGCCTGCGTTGCGCTTTCGACGCGCAGCAGTCGGCCGATTCGACGGTGAAGAGCTGGAAGCTGGGCGAAGTCGGCGTGTCGCTTGCCGACCTCGCAGTGCAGACGCTGTCGCCCGTCGATGAAGCGTGGCCGTCGTGGCAAGGCGGCTGGACGTTCGTCAAGCTCGTGACGGCGGGGCATGTGCACGTGCAATGGCGCGGCCTCGTGCAACGTTTCGACGCGGGCAGCATGTTTATCATCGACCCCGTCTATCCGTTCGCGGAAAGCTTCCCGGACCGCGCACGGATGACGGTGCTGCGTGTTCCGAAAGCGAGCCTGCGCGAGCGCGGCGTGCATCATTCGGGTGCTGGGCCGCTGGTGGGCGATCCGCGCTCGCCCGACGTGCGCGCAACCTGCGACCTGATTCAGTGCATTGCAAGTCAGTCCACTGCGCCGAGTGCGATCGCGCGGAACATGATGGGCGAGCAGTTGCTCGAACTCATCGAATTTTCGATGATCGATCCGGGCGCGCGTTCGAAACGGCGATGTCCCGAAGCGTTGATTCATCAGGCGAAGCGTTACATCGACACACATCTCGGCGATACTGCACTCGACGTCGCTGCGATTGCGGGCGGCGTGCACGTGTCGTCGCAACATCTGCAGCGTCTGTTTCGCACGAAGGGCATCTCGCTGATGCGTTACGTGTGGCAGGCGCGGCTCGAGCGCGCGGCGCTGCTGCTGCGCGCGGGCGCAACCCGCAGCAGTTCGATTCAGGAAATCGGCTGGCAGTGCGGCTTCACGACTGCCGCGCATTTCAGCCGACTTTTCAGGCGTCAATACGGCGTGTCGCCATCGGACTTCCGCTTTGCGGGCGTTGAGGTTCAGTCATAGTCAGTCATAAGGAAAATCATCGATGTATAAGGCTCTATTCGCGGCAGCCGTCTTGACGGGTGCAATCGCATCGACGGGTTTGCACGCGGAAACGATCCAACCCGTCAAGGTGTCGAAAGCCGATCTGGCGGGCGCGATATTCAATCGCAAAGATGCCGTCACGAAGGATGAAAACGGCCATCGAAGCAGCGACGCCGTCACGTACACGTCGCCGGATAACGCGTATCAGACGGGTGTCTACAAGTCGGGCCCGTTGCACGAAGAGATCAAGGGCCCGCAGGGGCTGCCGTATACCGAGTTTCTGTATTTTCTGTCGGGCAGCGTGAAGCTGACGTCGTCGGACGGTAAGGTGATGGTCGTGAATACGGGCGAAGGCGTCACGCTTCCCAAAGGCTGGACGGGACAGTTCGATACCAGGGGCTACACCAAGCTCTACGTTACCTACGATTCCGACGAAGCGAACAAGGCGAAGCAGTAGCGCGAACGTTCGCATCCGTCAATTTCCCGCTGAAAGAAAAGGGCCGCGTTTTCGCGGCCCTTTTTGTATCCCAATGTATCTGCGCCGCCATCTGATACATACCGACTCAATCGCAGACACTGCGGACACAACGCAGATACGTCCGACGTGTTTAATACATCCATGCCAGCCGATTGCGTCTCCCGCAAGCGCGCGCAGATGTCACTTAAGCAACCGTACCTAAGGAAACTCACCATGTCGGATCAGATCAACACTCGGCGCCGTCGTCTGCTTGGGACGACCGTTGCGGGCATCGGCCTGCTGCAGATGGGCCTGAGCGAACTCGCGCAGGCCCAAACCACGAAGACGGTGTCGAGCGTCGGTTCGTACGCGGAGATCAAGCAGATCAATGCGGGCACGCTGAACATCGGCTACGCGGAAGCGGGTCCGCAAAACGGACCGGTTGTGATTCTGGTGCACGGCTGGCCGTACGACATCTATAGCTATGCCGAAGTGACGCCGCTGCTCGTCGCAGCGGGTTATCGCGTGATCGTGCCGTATCTGCGCGGCTACGGCAGCACGCGCTTTCTTTCGTCGGATACGCCGCGCAACGGCCAGCAGGCCGTGATCGCTGTCGATCTGATCGCGCTGATGGACGCGCTGAAGATCGACAAGGCGATTCTGGGCGGCTTCGACTGGGGCGCGCGCACGGTGAACATCGTCGCCGCGCTGTGGCCGGAACGCGTCAAGGCGATGGTGTCGGTGAGCGGCTATCTGATCGGCAGCCAGGCGGCGAACCATGCGCCGTTGCCGCCGAAAGCGGAATTCGCGTGGTGGTACCAGTTCTACTTTGCGACCGAGCGCGGCTATGCCGGTTACGACGCGAATCGCCACGACTTCAACAAGCTGATCTGGCAACTCGCGTCGCCGAAGTGGAATTTCTCGGACGCGACCTTCGACCGCTCGGCCGAATCGTTCAACAACCCGGACCACGTCGCCGTCGTGATCGACAACTATCGCTGGCGTCTCGGCCTGTCGCGCGGCGAGGCGAAGTACGACGACATCGAAAAGCGTCTCGCAACGGCGCCGACCATCGCCGTGCCGACCATCACGATGGAAGGCGACGCGAACGGCGCGCCGCATCCGCAGCCGGAAGCGTACGCGAAGAAGTTCACGGGCAAGTACGCGCACCGGAACATCGGCGGCGGCATAGGGCACAACCTGCCGCAAGAGGCGCCGAAGGCCTTCGCCGACGCGATCATCGACGTCGCGCGTTTCTGACGCACGAATGAGGAGCCATTCAATGCGAGCCATCCGGACCGCGTATGTCATCCTCAGCGCGGCGCTGCTGGTCGGCGCCGTGTCGGCGGATCAGGCGATCGCCGAGTCGGCCAAACCTGCGCAGGCCGTTAATAAAGCGGCGTCGCCGATATACGGCGTCACGATTCCCGAGGGCTACCGCAAGTGGCAGGTGATCGCGCCGGCCGAAGAGGGCGCGCCCCTCGACGAACTGCGCGTCGTGCTCGGCAATCCCGCTGCCGTGAAGGCGATCGAAAACTCGACGCTGCCGTATCCCGACGGTGCGACGTTCGTGAAGCTCGCGTACAAGCGCAAACAGTCGCCGGATTTCGAATCGGCGACCGTGCCGGGCCAGCCGACGACCGTGCAGGTCATGGTGAAGGATTCGCGCCGCTATGCGTCGTCGGGCGGCTGGGGTTACGGGCGCTTCATCAATGGACAGCCCGCCGATCTCGCGCAGCATCAGACGTGCTTCGCGTGCCACGCGGCGCGAGTCAAAGACCGCGACTACATCTTCACTCATTACGCACCCTAAGCGCACACGCGTCGGGCGGAGGTAAAGAGCGGCCGGCATACAGCCGGCCGCTTTTATGCGTTTACAACACACCCAAAGGCTGTGTGGGATAATCGCCGGGTTTGCCCAGGGCGCGACTCACGAGGTTGTTCGCACGGGCGCACGAGGGGCCTTATTCGCGTGGCCCGCTTTCTCTCTGCGATAACTCTCCCACAACCACGATGCCCGCATACCGTTCCAAAACCTCCACCGCCGGCCGCAACATGGCTGGGGCGCGCTCGCTGTGGCGCGCTACCGGCATGAAAGACGAAGACTTTTCCAAGCCGATTATCGCGGTCGTCAACTCGTTCACCCAGTTCGTGCCGGGTCACGTGCACCTGAAAGACCTCGGCCAGCTCGTCGCGCGCGAAATCGAAGCAGCGGGCGGCGTCGCGAAAGAATTCAACACCATCGCCGTCGACGACGGCATCGCGATGGGCCACGACGGCATGCTGTATTCGCTGCCGAGCCGCGACATCATCGCGGACTCCGTCGAGTACATGGTCAACGCGCATTGCGCCGACGCGATGGTGTGCATCTCGAACTGCGACAAGATCACCCCCGGCATGCTGATGGCCGCGATGCGCC
This genomic interval from Paraburkholderia sabiae contains the following:
- a CDS encoding amidase family protein, with translation MSELWRLSAAELARRVRSREVSARDAARSALARLDAVNPVINAVVAHKPEWVLQQADDIDRAIARGEDPGPLAGVPVTVKINTDQAGFPTTNGTRLQENLMAEASSPAVDNLSKAGAVLLGRSNSPTFALRWFTSNQVHGRTLNPRDASLTPGGSSGGAAAAVAAGIGQLALGTDIGGSIRYPAYACGVHGLRPSFGRVPAFNASSPERPIGAQLMSATGPIGRTIEDLRLGLLAMAAPDLRDPWYMPMPLEGRAVPLRAALCLRPGGMQIAKEVEDALHDAARRLVDAGWSVEQIDDVPSLQEAGQLQERLWLGDGFDALADNVARDGDPGAAAVVAAARLKVKDLPADVISRSLVRRTTLVRQWRLFLDQYAVVLMPVSGELPFPDDLDQRGPEGFERVWDAQLTMRALPAMGLPGLAVTTQLVNGVPVGVQIVAAHFREDLCLLAGEAIEARGVPVSPVDPIV
- a CDS encoding universal stress protein, whose translation is MSSFSRMLLVYDDSAEAQAALNRCSQLSLALSAHVDVVSVVDSVTANVSCAGMLSDLACSSIEEHARHALDTAVEHLANQGVTAYGHLKYGRPADVISLHVAAFHADIVVIGHRVQRGFARWWGERPVHLDLAERLRGSTIVTVTPPLV
- a CDS encoding sigma factor-like helix-turn-helix DNA-binding protein encodes the protein MRALENENKLARDASPLHGMFSIIYSLWRDDSRGRMQRHCVHAASSVMCSDAKFDPATRMNEVIGHAISAIEQLTRTQRIAMLLVNAEGLDYEEAAGVLGVDVSVVVERLCTARKVIGASCAARQIGTHRHMRAE
- a CDS encoding aldehyde dehydrogenase, which translates into the protein MIEYSTALSSNVRERFFIDGEWVASHSGARHVLVSPATEKPFMSVPLADATDVERAIAAARRAFDSGPWPKMSGAERSVYLQRLTEEIRLRLPLLAQLWTEQVGAPITFANGLLPVGITRFEFFSELAKTYEFEDARPTRRGHARVRREPVGVAALIAPWNATFPIVSQKIAAALAAGCTVVVKSPVESPLDALIIAECAAAASLPPGVLNVITAGRDEGAQLVQSRDVDKISFTGSVATGQWIARAAVDRMARVTLELGGKSAAILLDDVDLSSALAALTPFTMPFSGQICFAQTRILAPRARHDEVVSAYAEIVSKLKVGDPHDADTRIGPLLNAVQRDRVRAYIDRGVKEGARLALGGSGNVGFDKGYFVEPTVFADVAPDMTIAQEEIFGPVVSILPYDNIDDAVRIANDTPYGLSGSVYGRDPEQAYALACRMRAGNIGVNGVELAANVPFGGYKLSGVGREGGREGLEAYLETKAVFMPTAAG
- a CDS encoding AraC family transcriptional regulator, which codes for MHFDTHEMTFDSGLSAGERWSDVMLNSHGLRCAFDAQQSADSTVKSWKLGEVGVSLADLAVQTLSPVDEAWPSWQGGWTFVKLVTAGHVHVQWRGLVQRFDAGSMFIIDPVYPFAESFPDRARMTVLRVPKASLRERGVHHSGAGPLVGDPRSPDVRATCDLIQCIASQSTAPSAIARNMMGEQLLELIEFSMIDPGARSKRRCPEALIHQAKRYIDTHLGDTALDVAAIAGGVHVSSQHLQRLFRTKGISLMRYVWQARLERAALLLRAGATRSSSIQEIGWQCGFTTAAHFSRLFRRQYGVSPSDFRFAGVEVQS
- a CDS encoding cupin domain-containing protein, giving the protein MYKALFAAAVLTGAIASTGLHAETIQPVKVSKADLAGAIFNRKDAVTKDENGHRSSDAVTYTSPDNAYQTGVYKSGPLHEEIKGPQGLPYTEFLYFLSGSVKLTSSDGKVMVVNTGEGVTLPKGWTGQFDTRGYTKLYVTYDSDEANKAKQ
- a CDS encoding alpha/beta fold hydrolase; its protein translation is MSDQINTRRRRLLGTTVAGIGLLQMGLSELAQAQTTKTVSSVGSYAEIKQINAGTLNIGYAEAGPQNGPVVILVHGWPYDIYSYAEVTPLLVAAGYRVIVPYLRGYGSTRFLSSDTPRNGQQAVIAVDLIALMDALKIDKAILGGFDWGARTVNIVAALWPERVKAMVSVSGYLIGSQAANHAPLPPKAEFAWWYQFYFATERGYAGYDANRHDFNKLIWQLASPKWNFSDATFDRSAESFNNPDHVAVVIDNYRWRLGLSRGEAKYDDIEKRLATAPTIAVPTITMEGDANGAPHPQPEAYAKKFTGKYAHRNIGGGIGHNLPQEAPKAFADAIIDVARF
- a CDS encoding cytochrome P460 family protein — translated: MRAIRTAYVILSAALLVGAVSADQAIAESAKPAQAVNKAASPIYGVTIPEGYRKWQVIAPAEEGAPLDELRVVLGNPAAVKAIENSTLPYPDGATFVKLAYKRKQSPDFESATVPGQPTTVQVMVKDSRRYASSGGWGYGRFINGQPADLAQHQTCFACHAARVKDRDYIFTHYAP